One genomic window of Glycine max cultivar Williams 82 chromosome 16, Glycine_max_v4.0, whole genome shotgun sequence includes the following:
- the LOC100784113 gene encoding aspartyl protease family protein precursor yields MACTEHGHGSVLLGLVLLSLAASQSCCYGLSTFGFDIHHRFSDQIKGMLGIDDVPQKGTPQYYAVMAHRDRVFRGRRLAGADHHSPLTFAAGNDTHQIASSGFLHFANVSVGTPPLWFLVALDTGSDLFWLPCDCISCVHGGLRTRTGKILKFNTYDLDKSSTSNEVSCNNSTFCRQRQQCPSAGSTCRYQVDYLSNDTSSRGFVVEDVLHLITDDDQTKDADTRIAFGCGQVQTGVFLNGAAPNGLFGLGMDNISVPSILAREGLISNSFSMCFGSDSAGRITFGDTGSPDQRKTPFNVRKLHPTYNITITKIIVEDSVADLEFHAIFDSGTSFTYINDPAYTRIGEMYNSKVKAKRHSSQSPDSNIPFDYCYDISISQTIEVPFLNLTMKGGDDYYVMDPIIQVSSEEEGDLLCLGIQKSDSVNIIGQNFMTGYKIVFDRDNMNLGWKETNCSDDVLSNTSPINTPSHSPAVSPAIAVNPVARSNPSINPPNRSFMIKPTFTFVVVLLPLIAIF; encoded by the exons ATGGCTTGTACTGAGCATGGCCATGGCTCTGTGTTGTTGGGTTTGGTGTTGTTGAGTTTAGCTGCTTCACAAAGTTGTTGTTATGGTTTGAGCACATTTGGGTTTGACATACACCACAGGTTCTCGGATCAGATTAAGGGGATGCTTGGCATTGATGATGTTCCTCAAAAGGGAACTCCTCAATACTATGCTGTCATGGCCCACAGAGATCGCGTATTCCGGGGCCGGAGACTCGCCGGCGCCGATCACCACTCGCCTCTCACCTTCGCCGCCGGCAATGACACTCACCAGATTGCTTCCTCTGGATT TTTGCATTTTGCCAATGTTTCGGTTGGGACACCACCTTTATGGTTTTTGGTAGCGTTGGATACAGGGAGTGACTTGTTTTGGTTACCTTGTGATTGTATCAGTTGTGTGCATGGTGGTTTAAGGACAAGAACTGGAAAG ATACTTAAATTTAATACCTATGATCTTGATAAGTCATCCACAAGCAATGAAGTTTCATGCAACAATAGCACCTTTTGTAGACAAAGACAACAGTGTCCTTCAGCTGGCAGCACTTGTCGATATCAAGTTGATTATCTTTCAAATGATACTTCATCTAGGGGATTCGTGGTAGAGGATGTGTTGCACTTAATTACAGATGATGATCAAACAAAAGATGCTGACACAAGAATTGCTTTTGG TTGTGGCCAAGTTCAAACTGGTGTGTTTCTAAATGGGGCAGCTCCAAATGGCCTATTTGGACTTGGAATGGATAATATATCTGTTCCTAGCATCCTAGCCAGAGAAGGGCTTATTTCAAATTCCTTTTCAATGTGTTTTGGATCTGACAGTGCTGGAAGAATCACGTTCGGTGATACTGGCAGCCCGGACCAACGAAAAACACCATTCAACGTCAGGAAATTGCA TCCAACTTATAACATCACCATAACCAAAATCATTGTGGAAGATAGTGTTGCTGATCTTGAGTTTCATGCAATTTTCGACTCTGGTACCTCGTTTACATACATAAATGACCCAGCTTATACACGAATTGGTGAGATG TACAATTCAAAAGTCAAAGCAAAGCGGCATTCATCTCAATCACCTGATTCTAATATCCCCTTTGATTATTGTTATGACATAAG TATAAGCCAGACAATTGAAGTTCCCTTTTTGAATCTAACAATGAAAGGTGGAGATGATTATTATGTCATGGATCCTATAATACAAGTTTCTAGTGAG GAGGAAGGAGATCTTCTTTGTTTGGGAATCCAGAAAAGTGACAGCGTGAATATCATTGGAC AAAACTTCATGACTGGTTACAAAATAGTCTTCGATCGTGACAACATGAATCTTGGTTGGAAGGAAACTAATT GTTCTGATGATGTGCTCTCAAATACATCCCCAATTAACACACCATCGCACTCTCCTGCTGTTTCTCCTGCTATTGCTGTGAATCCCGTGGCTAGATCGAATCCATCAATTAACCCACCTAATCGATCATTCATGATCAAACCTACCTTTACATTTGTGGTGGTCCTTTTGCCACTTATAGCCATTTTTTGA
- the LOC100785167 gene encoding pre-rRNA-processing protein esf1 has protein sequence MGSKNANGKNHKDKRKKFKDNLNSNHSSTGDAKVIIISDPRYSKAHTDPRFREAPKRETKVAIDSRFNRMFTHKSFLPSSALIDKRGKPKNNPTSQLGSLRHYYKVDEKEVEQSSDEEEDNEEELVKANRMKPESDKGTELEETSESESEETSESESDVDTDTDEGADEEVYEEEASDVHEDIATIDKETHRVAVVNMDWRYVKAVDLYVLLSSFVPPNGLIKSVTVYPSEFGLQRMKEEEVHGPIGLFDDEDEKNDEDSSNDDIDNEKLRAYEKSRMRYYFAVVECDSSATANYIYKECDGLELKQSSNALDLRFIPDNMEFKHPPRDVATEVPANYECKDFYSRALQHSEVNLTWDDDEPLRAKTLKQKFTDDQLAQMEVKEFLTSDESESDDSKDNNETDDQPDKRAKKRAKYRALLQAGDDSDGGNEHDNVQNMEVTFNTGLEDLSKHIMEKKDKKSETVWDAHLRKKCEKKKTRKNKRKYSSDDDDSDDTDQEATEEADDFFIEEPAVKKRKKLENKDEEPKEMNGLDEASKEELELLLADDKGTDTGLKGYNLKFKKGKGKRTENSIDEEKIPSNAYDDPRFSALFSPDYAIDPTNPQFKRSATYARQLAQKQQKDNADPPAEREPTKVKGMQLSFDDSGMMKKGEEERLDALKSTKDKYELSSLVKSIKMKSKQVQLPSDDKTMKDGKSHIKGMKKKRH, from the exons ATGGGATCCAAAAATGCAAACGGGAAGAACCACAAGGACAAAAGGAAGAAGTTTAAGgataatttgaattcaaatcatTCATCCACTGGTGATGCCAAGGTTATCATTATCAGTGATCCTCGATATTCAAAGGCTCACACGGATCCTCGGTTTCGTGAGGCTCCAAAGCGTGAAACGAAGGTGGCCATTGACTCTCGCTTCAACCGCATGTTCACTCACAAGAGTTTTTTGCCCTCTTCTGCTCTTATTGACAAGAGAGGCAAGCCCAAGAACAACCCAACCTCTCAGCTTGGTTCTCTGCGCCATTACTACAAAGTTGATGAAAAGGAAGTTGAGCAGAGTAGTGATGAGGAAGAAGATAATGAAGAGGAATTGGTGAAAGCCAATCGAATGAAACCGGAGAGTGACAAAGGAACTGAATTAGAAGAGACCAGTGAATCTGAGTCAGAAGAAACCAGTGAATCAGAGTCTGATGTGGACACAGATACAGATGAAGGTGCAGATGAGGAAGTTTACGAGGAAGAAGCCTCTGATGTCCAT GAAGACATAGCAACGATTGACAAAGAAACTCATAGGGTTGCGGTTGTTAACATGGACTGGAGATATGTTAAG GCTGTTGATTTGTATGTATTGTTAAGCTCATTTGTCCCACCTAATGGACTGATCAAATCGGTAACGGTCTATCCATCTGAGTTTGGTCTTCAACGTATGAAAGAGGAGGAAGTTCATGGACCTATTGGTCtatttgatgatgaagatgaaaaaaatgatgaagataGCAGCAATGATGACATTGACAATGAGAAACTGCGTGCATATGAGAAGAGCAGGATGCG GTACTATTTTGCTGTGGTGGAATGTGACTCAAGTGCCACAGCAAATTACATTTACAAAGAATGTGATGGTCTTGAGTTAAAACAGTCATCAAATGCACTTGATTTAAGGTTTATTCCAGACAACATGGAATTCAAACACCCGCCTCGGGATGTTGCTACTGAG GTACCTGCAAATTATGAGTGTAAAGATTTCTATTCTCGAGCACTTCAGCACAGTGAGGTTAATCTTACTTGGGATGATGATGAACCTCTTCGTGCAAAGACATTGAAACAGAAATTCACTGATGATCAG CTAGCTCAGATGGAAGTGAAGGAATTCTTAACATCTGATGAGAGTGAAAGTGATGATAGCAAGGATAATAATGAGACAGATGATCAGCCTGATAAAAGGGCAAAAAAACGAGCTAAGTACCGTGCTTTGCTCCAGGCCGGTGATGATTCAGATGGAGGCAATGAACATGATAATGTCCAGAATATGGAGGTCACCTTCAATACAGGTTTGGAAGATTTAAGCAAACATATTATggaaaagaaggataaaaaatCAGAAACAGTTTGGGATGCACATTTGAGGAAAAAAtgtgagaaaaagaaaaccaggaaaaacaaaagaaagtattcatcagatgatgatgatagcGATGATACTGATCAAGAGGCAACTGAAGAAGCAGATGACTTCTTCATTGAGGAGCCTGCTgttaagaagaggaagaagcttGAAAATAAAGACGAAGAACCTAAAGAGATGAATGGGCTAGACGAAGCAAGCAAAGAGGAGCTTGAACTGCTGCTTGCTGATGATAAGGGGACAGATACTGGTCTCAAGGGAtataatctaaaatttaaaaaaggcaAGGGCAAAAGGACGGAGAATAGTATTGATGAGGAGAAGATACCAAGTAATGCATACGATGATCCACGTTTTTCAGCGCTTTTCTCACCTGACTATGCAATTGACCCTACCAATCCACAATTTAAAAG GAGTGCAACATATGCCAGGCAGCTAGCACAGAAGCAACAGAAGGATAATGCAGATCCACCAGCGGAAAGGGAGCCTACAAAAGTAAAAGGAATGCAATTGTCTTTTGATGATTCTGGCATGATGAAGAAGGGTGAGGAAGAAAGATTAGATGCTTTGAAGTCAACGAAAGATAAATATGAATTATCATCATTGGTTAAATCAATTAAGATGAAATCAAAGCAAGTTCAGTTACCCTCTGATGATAAGACAATGAAAGATGGAAAATCTCACATTAAAGGTATGAAGAAAAAGAGGCACTAG